From the genome of Methylocystis bryophila, one region includes:
- the cysD gene encoding sulfate adenylyltransferase subunit CysD has translation MSSLGPNRLGHLDKLEAESIHIMREVVAECERPVMLYSIGKDSAAMLHVAMKAFYPGKPPFPLLHVDTTWKFREMIEFRDRRARELGVELLIHTNPKGIEMGVNPFVHGSKLHTDLMKTEALKQALDKWRFDAAFGGARRDEEKSRAKERVLSFRSAQHRWDPKNQRPEFWRLYNTRKAQGESLRVFPLSNWTEADVWDYIAREDIPVVPLYFAKERPVVRRDGALIMVDDDRMRLLPDEVIERRKVRFRTLGCYPLTGAIESEAETLEAIIDEMRSSRSSERQGRLIDHDGAASMEQKKQEGYF, from the coding sequence ATGAGCTCGCTCGGCCCTAATCGTCTCGGCCATCTCGATAAGCTCGAGGCGGAAAGCATTCACATCATGCGCGAGGTCGTCGCCGAATGCGAGCGGCCGGTCATGCTGTATTCGATCGGCAAGGACTCGGCCGCGATGCTGCATGTCGCGATGAAGGCCTTTTATCCTGGCAAGCCGCCCTTCCCCCTGCTCCATGTCGACACGACTTGGAAGTTCCGCGAGATGATCGAATTTCGCGACCGGCGCGCGAGGGAGCTCGGCGTAGAGCTGCTCATCCACACCAATCCCAAAGGGATCGAGATGGGCGTCAATCCCTTCGTGCACGGCTCGAAGCTCCACACCGACCTCATGAAGACCGAAGCGCTGAAGCAAGCGCTCGACAAATGGCGCTTCGACGCGGCTTTCGGCGGAGCGCGGCGCGACGAGGAGAAGTCGCGAGCCAAGGAGCGGGTGCTCTCTTTCCGGAGCGCCCAGCATCGCTGGGACCCCAAGAATCAGCGCCCTGAGTTCTGGCGCCTCTACAACACGCGCAAGGCGCAGGGCGAGAGCCTGCGCGTCTTTCCGCTGTCCAATTGGACGGAAGCCGATGTCTGGGACTACATCGCGCGCGAGGACATCCCGGTCGTCCCGCTTTACTTCGCCAAGGAACGGCCCGTCGTGCGGCGCGACGGCGCATTGATCATGGTCGATGACGATCGCATGAGACTGCTTCCTGACGAAGTGATCGAGCGAAGGAAGGTGCGCTTCCGCACGCTCGGCTGTTATCCCCTCACCGGCGCGATCGAGAGCGAAGCCGAGACGCTCGAGGCGATTATCGACGAGATGCGCTCGAGCCGGTCCTCGGAGCGGCAGGGGCGTCTGATCGACCATGACGGCGCGGCGTCCATGGAGCAGAAGAAGCAGGAAGGCTATTTCTAA
- the cysN gene encoding sulfate adenylyltransferase subunit CysN — translation MHGVPAQAPVGRAAEKPLLRFITCGSVDDGKSTLIGRLLYDAGLAPDDLIEALEKDSKKHGTQGEALDFALLVDGLAAEREQGITIDVAYRYFATEKRKFIVADTPGHEQYTRNMATGASTAELAVLLIDARRGVLSQTRRHAVIVSMLGVRHVALAINKMDLVDYDEATFRRIEAEFRDFARHLRFLSIEAFPLVAKDGDNLVHQSAHMPWREGLPLLAYLESVEVDRGALVQPFRFPVQWVNRPSHDFRGFSGFVCGGNVRRGDIVRILPIGRDTTIARVVGGGGDLDCAVAGQSVTLTLAEEIDVSRGDMLASPASPAKVGDRLKARLLWLVREPLVCNKSYLLKLAARTVPAAVKSVTARVEIETGLAAPLTEEGETLAFNAIGEAEIELDQPIVCDRYIENRETGGFILIDRVTNETVAVGLVTEAEEAAKSASYLEASYSSMEGLPPPSVEPVPTRRTSFLKSLSWRPLGSLLTFAIVFGFTRDLALSLAITATEAVAKVGLYYLHERAWTRKGATAAENGAPPPDDAGL, via the coding sequence ATGCACGGCGTTCCTGCGCAGGCGCCCGTTGGCCGGGCCGCCGAGAAGCCGCTTTTGCGGTTCATCACTTGCGGCTCGGTCGACGACGGCAAGTCGACGCTGATCGGCCGCCTGCTTTATGACGCAGGCTTGGCCCCGGACGATCTGATCGAGGCGCTCGAGAAAGACTCCAAGAAGCACGGCACGCAGGGCGAGGCGCTCGATTTCGCGCTGCTCGTCGACGGGCTCGCCGCCGAGCGCGAGCAAGGCATCACGATCGACGTCGCCTATCGCTATTTTGCGACCGAGAAGCGGAAGTTCATCGTCGCCGACACGCCCGGTCATGAGCAATACACGCGCAATATGGCCACCGGCGCCTCCACCGCCGAGCTTGCCGTGCTCTTGATCGACGCGCGCCGCGGCGTGCTGAGTCAGACGCGTCGCCATGCGGTCATCGTCTCGATGCTCGGGGTGCGCCATGTCGCGCTCGCGATCAACAAGATGGATCTCGTGGACTACGACGAGGCGACCTTCCGGCGCATCGAGGCTGAATTCCGCGACTTCGCGCGTCACCTGCGCTTCCTCTCGATCGAGGCGTTCCCTCTCGTCGCCAAGGACGGCGACAATCTCGTTCATCAAAGCGCGCATATGCCGTGGCGGGAGGGCCTGCCGCTGCTCGCCTATCTGGAGAGCGTCGAGGTGGATCGGGGCGCGCTCGTTCAGCCCTTCCGTTTTCCGGTGCAATGGGTCAATCGACCGAGCCACGATTTTCGGGGCTTCTCCGGCTTCGTTTGCGGCGGCAACGTTAGGCGGGGCGATATCGTCCGCATTCTTCCCATCGGCCGCGACACGACGATCGCGCGCGTCGTCGGCGGCGGGGGTGATCTCGACTGCGCCGTTGCGGGCCAATCGGTGACACTGACGCTTGCCGAAGAGATCGACGTCTCGCGCGGCGACATGTTGGCCTCCCCGGCCTCGCCCGCCAAGGTCGGCGACAGGCTCAAAGCGCGGCTGTTGTGGCTCGTGCGCGAACCGCTCGTCTGCAACAAGAGCTATCTTTTGAAGCTCGCCGCGCGCACTGTCCCGGCCGCGGTGAAGTCGGTGACCGCGCGCGTCGAAATCGAGACGGGACTTGCCGCGCCGCTCACGGAAGAAGGCGAAACGCTCGCTTTCAACGCGATCGGCGAGGCGGAGATAGAGCTCGACCAGCCGATCGTCTGCGACCGCTACATCGAAAACCGCGAGACGGGCGGCTTCATTCTGATCGACCGCGTCACGAACGAGACGGTCGCGGTCGGCCTCGTGACCGAGGCGGAGGAAGCGGCGAAGAGCGCCTCCTACCTGGAGGCGAGCTATTCGTCGATGGAGGGCCTGCCGCCGCCATCCGTCGAGCCCGTCCCAACGCGACGCACGAGCTTCCTGAAGTCGCTCTCCTGGCGACCGCTCGGGAGCTTGCTGACCTTCGCGATCGTGTTTGGCTTCACCCGCGACTTGGCGCTCTCGCTCGCCATCACCGCGACCGAGGCGGTTGCGAAGGTCGGCCTCTATTATCTGCATGAGCGCGCCTGGACGCGTAAGGGGGCGACCGCGGCCGAAAACGGCGCGCCGCCGCCCGATGATGCTGGTTTGTGA
- a CDS encoding potassium-transporting ATPase subunit F, producing the protein MIEPIIGLSAAVLLGLYLVYTLLHPEKF; encoded by the coding sequence ATGATCGAGCCCATCATTGGCCTGAGCGCCGCCGTGCTTCTCGGCCTTTACCTCGTCTACACGCTTCTTCATCCCGAGAAATTTTGA
- a CDS encoding 2Fe-2S iron-sulfur cluster-binding protein — MQDAAARAPQQHAVVLVEDREGKLHELETLEGWRLMEILRDHGVGMDTNCGGSLACAECHVLIDPAWMGRLPAPSQEELDKLDELPLIHENSRLSCQILWTDDYDGMKVTVAQAT; from the coding sequence ATGCAGGATGCGGCAGCGCGGGCGCCTCAGCAGCATGCGGTCGTCCTCGTCGAGGATCGGGAAGGCAAGCTCCATGAGCTCGAGACGCTCGAGGGCTGGCGGTTGATGGAAATTCTAAGGGATCACGGCGTCGGCATGGACACGAATTGCGGCGGGTCTCTAGCCTGCGCGGAGTGCCATGTGCTGATCGATCCCGCGTGGATGGGTCGGCTGCCGGCGCCCTCGCAAGAGGAGCTGGATAAGCTCGACGAACTGCCTCTGATCCACGAGAATTCCCGCCTCTCCTGCCAAATTCTCTGGACAGACGACTACGACGGCATGAAAGTGACCGTCGCTCAGGCGACATGA
- a CDS encoding DUF934 domain-containing protein, with product MALISEGRFVEDSWRRLADEENVPQGGKCIVSEGRLAEAASALPPDAPLGVFLANTADPAKLAPYLSRLALIAIAFPATGDGRGFSLAQLIRRAGFAGELRASGRLIADQATHALRCGFDTIEIASDIAARQDAAQWSVAASTYGAFYQQGYGNREAILEQRRKARA from the coding sequence ATGGCGCTGATATCTGAGGGGCGTTTCGTGGAGGATTCCTGGCGCCGCCTCGCCGACGAGGAAAACGTGCCCCAGGGCGGAAAGTGCATCGTCTCCGAAGGGCGACTCGCGGAAGCCGCGAGCGCGCTTCCCCCGGACGCGCCGCTCGGCGTGTTCCTCGCCAACACGGCCGACCCGGCAAAGCTCGCGCCCTATCTTTCGCGCTTGGCCCTCATTGCGATCGCCTTTCCGGCAACCGGCGACGGTCGCGGTTTTTCGCTGGCGCAGCTCATTCGCCGCGCGGGATTTGCGGGGGAGTTGCGCGCGAGCGGGCGACTTATCGCCGATCAGGCGACGCATGCGCTTCGCTGCGGCTTCGACACGATCGAGATTGCATCCGACATCGCCGCGCGGCAGGACGCCGCGCAATGGTCGGTCGCGGCTTCAACCTATGGCGCCTTCTACCAGCAGGGCTACGGGAATCGCGAGGCGATCCTTGAACAGAGACGAAAGGCGCGCGCATGA
- a CDS encoding phosphoenolpyruvate carboxykinase, translating to MRTMGFVEAFGPPQCGRLLHNLDVPHLYEQALRRGEATIVRGGALVAETGAHTGRSPKDKFIVADPLTQSSVWWENNQRLEKAKFELLLADFLAHVDGKELFAQDLYGGADPAYRVKVRVFTEFAWHSLFIQNLLIRPGPDELSSFTPELTIIDLPSFKADPQRHGCRSETVIAMDLSRRIVLIGGTSYAGEIKKSVFTFLNFMLPAQDVMPMHCSANVGAEGDAAVFFGLSGTGKTTLSADPERRLIGDDEHGWSSEGVFNFEGGCYAKAIKLSREAEPQIFSMTERFGAVMENVVFHPHSRVCDFDDSSRTENTRIAYPLRFMQGAVEEGRGGHPRNIVMLTCDAFGVLPPIARLSAEQAMYHFLSGYTAKVAGTEKGVKEPEATFSTCFGAPFMPRPPQVYGDLLRDLILRHDVNCWLVNTGWSGGGYGVGARMPIAATRRLLGAALGGELEKARFETEPYFGLSVPLAVAGVDTGLLNPVKSWSSAADYEATAKKLVRMFNENFETLALERNRGLRAAS from the coding sequence ATGAGGACCATGGGATTCGTCGAGGCGTTCGGGCCTCCGCAATGCGGGCGTCTCCTCCACAATCTCGACGTCCCGCATCTCTATGAGCAAGCCCTGCGGCGCGGAGAGGCCACAATCGTCCGCGGCGGCGCGCTCGTCGCCGAGACCGGCGCACACACCGGCCGCTCTCCCAAGGACAAGTTCATTGTCGCCGACCCGCTGACGCAAAGCTCAGTCTGGTGGGAGAACAACCAGCGTCTGGAGAAGGCGAAGTTTGAGCTCCTGCTTGCGGATTTTCTGGCCCATGTCGACGGAAAGGAGCTGTTCGCGCAGGATCTTTACGGGGGCGCCGACCCCGCATATCGAGTCAAGGTTCGCGTCTTCACCGAGTTCGCCTGGCATTCGCTCTTCATCCAGAACCTTCTCATTCGCCCCGGGCCAGACGAGCTTTCCTCGTTCACACCAGAGCTGACGATCATCGACCTGCCCTCTTTCAAGGCTGACCCGCAGCGTCACGGCTGCCGCAGCGAAACCGTCATCGCCATGGATTTGTCGCGCAGGATCGTGCTCATCGGCGGCACGAGCTACGCCGGCGAAATCAAGAAATCGGTCTTCACCTTCTTGAACTTCATGCTGCCGGCGCAAGACGTCATGCCGATGCATTGCTCGGCCAATGTCGGCGCCGAAGGCGACGCGGCCGTTTTCTTCGGGCTTTCCGGCACCGGCAAGACGACTCTCTCGGCGGATCCAGAGCGCCGGTTGATCGGCGACGACGAGCACGGTTGGAGCTCCGAGGGCGTCTTCAATTTCGAGGGTGGCTGCTACGCCAAGGCGATCAAGCTCTCGCGCGAGGCCGAGCCGCAGATTTTCTCGATGACCGAGCGTTTCGGCGCCGTGATGGAGAACGTCGTGTTCCATCCGCATTCGCGCGTCTGCGATTTCGACGACAGCTCGCGGACGGAGAACACGCGCATCGCCTACCCGCTCCGCTTCATGCAAGGCGCGGTGGAAGAAGGCCGGGGCGGACATCCCCGGAACATCGTGATGCTGACCTGCGACGCCTTCGGCGTGCTCCCGCCGATCGCGCGGCTCAGCGCAGAGCAAGCGATGTATCACTTTCTTTCCGGATATACGGCGAAGGTGGCCGGCACGGAAAAGGGCGTCAAAGAACCCGAGGCGACCTTCTCGACCTGTTTCGGCGCGCCTTTCATGCCGCGCCCACCGCAGGTCTATGGCGATCTTCTGCGCGATCTGATCCTGCGTCACGACGTGAATTGCTGGCTCGTCAACACGGGCTGGAGCGGCGGCGGCTATGGCGTCGGCGCGCGGATGCCGATTGCGGCGACCCGACGCCTGCTGGGCGCAGCGCTCGGGGGCGAGCTGGAAAAGGCGCGCTTTGAGACCGAGCCTTACTTTGGCCTGTCGGTCCCGCTTGCCGTCGCAGGCGTGGATACGGGTCTCTTGAATCCCGTCAAGAGCTGGTCGTCGGCAGCAGATTACGAAGCGACGGCGAAAAAGCTCGTTCGCATGTTCAACGAGAATTTCGAGACTTTGGCGCTCGAGCGGAACCGGGGTCTACGCGCCGCCAGCTAG
- the kdpA gene encoding potassium-transporting ATPase subunit KdpA: MTIIGWAQIALILAAVIAAALPLGGYIAKVLAGERTLLTPILAPVERIFYKLSGVDPAREQSWLVYTMAMLAFSVVGFASLYALQRLQNVLPLNPQGFDPVPADLAFNTSLSFITNTNWQNYSGETTMSHLTQMLGLTVHNFVSAATGLAMAFALVRGFARAESPTVGNFWVDLTRGALYVLLPISVPIALALVALGVPQTLAGSVEATTLEGAKQLISIGPVASQEAIKELGTNGGGFFNANAAHPFENPNALANMLEIWALLVTPFATVFAFGRTVLDFRQGRAIVITMGIVLLVGISVAYWAEAAGNPLLTDRLGVEAAPGNMEGKEVRFGTAMSALYATATTGTSTGSVNSMHDSFTPIGGLVPLFNILLGCISPGGVGAGLYGFLVLAVIAVFVAGLMVGRTPEYLGKKIESREMKLAMLAVLIYPLSVLGFSAASVMLKTGLDSLGNSGPHGLSEVLYAFASTNANNGSAFAGLSGNTLWFNTTLGIAMFVGRFAYVIPVLALAGSFAAKKKSPASVGTFPTHGPLFIGLLIGVIVILYLLQYFPALALGPVVEHFLLQAGKTF; encoded by the coding sequence ATGACAATTATCGGCTGGGCGCAAATCGCGCTCATTCTCGCGGCGGTGATCGCTGCGGCGTTGCCTCTTGGCGGCTACATCGCCAAAGTGCTCGCGGGAGAGCGAACCCTCCTGACGCCGATCCTGGCGCCCGTCGAACGCATCTTCTACAAGCTCTCGGGCGTCGATCCAGCGCGCGAGCAAAGCTGGCTCGTCTACACCATGGCGATGCTGGCCTTCAGCGTGGTGGGGTTTGCATCGCTCTATGCTCTGCAGCGGCTGCAGAATGTGCTTCCGCTCAATCCGCAAGGCTTCGATCCGGTTCCGGCCGATCTCGCCTTCAACACCTCGCTCTCCTTCATCACCAACACCAACTGGCAGAACTATTCTGGCGAGACGACGATGAGCCATCTCACGCAGATGCTCGGTCTCACCGTGCATAATTTCGTGTCGGCCGCGACGGGTCTCGCCATGGCCTTTGCGCTCGTGCGCGGCTTCGCCCGCGCGGAATCGCCGACGGTTGGAAACTTCTGGGTCGATCTCACGCGCGGCGCCCTTTACGTGCTCCTGCCGATCTCCGTCCCGATCGCGCTCGCGCTCGTCGCGCTCGGCGTTCCGCAGACGCTCGCCGGCTCCGTCGAAGCAACGACTCTGGAAGGGGCGAAGCAGCTCATCTCCATCGGCCCAGTGGCGAGCCAGGAGGCGATCAAGGAGCTCGGCACCAACGGCGGCGGCTTCTTCAACGCCAACGCCGCGCATCCGTTCGAGAACCCCAACGCCCTCGCCAACATGTTGGAGATCTGGGCGCTGCTCGTCACTCCCTTCGCGACCGTCTTCGCCTTCGGCCGGACCGTGCTGGATTTTCGGCAGGGTCGCGCCATCGTCATCACCATGGGCATCGTGCTTCTGGTGGGGATTTCGGTCGCTTACTGGGCTGAGGCTGCGGGCAATCCCCTCCTGACCGACAGGCTGGGCGTAGAGGCGGCCCCCGGCAACATGGAAGGCAAGGAAGTGCGCTTCGGAACCGCGATGAGCGCGCTCTATGCGACAGCCACTACGGGAACAAGCACGGGGTCCGTCAACTCGATGCATGATTCCTTCACGCCGATCGGCGGGCTCGTGCCGCTCTTCAATATCCTGCTCGGCTGCATCTCGCCGGGAGGCGTGGGCGCCGGTCTTTACGGCTTCCTCGTGCTCGCGGTGATCGCCGTCTTCGTCGCAGGTTTGATGGTCGGACGCACGCCCGAATATCTCGGCAAGAAGATCGAATCGCGGGAGATGAAGCTCGCCATGTTGGCGGTGCTGATCTATCCGCTGAGCGTGCTCGGCTTTTCCGCGGCGTCGGTCATGCTGAAGACCGGTCTCGACAGCCTCGGCAACTCGGGACCCCACGGGCTGTCAGAAGTCCTTTACGCTTTCGCCTCCACCAACGCCAACAATGGGTCGGCCTTTGCCGGTCTCTCCGGCAATACGCTGTGGTTCAACACAACGCTGGGTATCGCGATGTTCGTAGGCCGTTTCGCCTATGTGATCCCGGTGCTGGCGCTGGCGGGATCCTTCGCCGCCAAAAAGAAGTCCCCCGCCTCGGTGGGCACGTTCCCGACGCATGGACCGCTCTTCATCGGCCTGCTGATCGGCGTGATCGTGATCCTCTACCTCCTGCAATATTTCCCGGCGCTCGCGCTCGGACCCGTGGTCGAACACTTCCTGCTGCAGGCTGGAAAGACCTTCTAA
- a CDS encoding DUF2849 domain-containing protein, translated as MAKPTHPQILLASNLLDGEVMFLGAESWVRDARDALIARDATEAAALEARGKADVVANKVVDVYLAEVEPDAALGPRPLHFRERARLAGPSVRRDLGKQARAGKVGS; from the coding sequence ATGGCCAAGCCGACGCATCCACAGATTCTGCTGGCGAGCAACCTCCTCGACGGCGAGGTCATGTTTCTTGGCGCCGAGAGCTGGGTGCGCGACGCGCGCGACGCATTGATCGCGCGAGACGCTACGGAGGCCGCCGCGCTCGAGGCGCGCGGCAAGGCCGACGTCGTCGCCAACAAAGTTGTCGACGTCTATCTCGCTGAGGTCGAGCCTGACGCTGCGCTCGGCCCGCGACCGTTGCATTTTCGCGAACGGGCGCGACTTGCCGGACCCAGCGTGCGGCGCGACCTCGGCAAGCAGGCGCGTGCGGGAAAAGTCGGGAGCTAA
- a CDS encoding peroxiredoxin, producing the protein MSEAKRPAEGDEAPAFSLPGTEGETQGLASYKGKKLALYFYPKDDTSGCTKEAIDFNGLRDKFAKAGTAILGVSPDSAKSHDKFRAKHELKIPLASDETKAMLSAYGVWVEKSMYGRKYMGVERTTFLIGPDGRIAKVWRKVKVPGHAEEVLAAAKAL; encoded by the coding sequence ATGAGCGAAGCGAAGCGACCCGCAGAAGGAGACGAGGCTCCAGCTTTCTCCCTGCCAGGGACCGAGGGCGAAACACAGGGGCTAGCCTCCTACAAGGGCAAGAAGCTCGCGCTCTATTTCTACCCCAAAGACGACACCTCCGGCTGCACGAAGGAGGCAATCGACTTCAACGGTCTGCGCGACAAATTCGCCAAGGCGGGCACTGCGATCCTTGGCGTCTCGCCCGATTCCGCAAAGAGCCACGACAAGTTCCGCGCCAAGCATGAGCTCAAAATTCCCCTGGCCTCCGACGAGACGAAGGCGATGCTCTCAGCCTACGGCGTTTGGGTCGAGAAGAGCATGTATGGACGAAAATATATGGGCGTCGAACGCACCACCTTCCTGATCGGGCCGGATGGTCGCATCGCCAAGGTCTGGCGCAAAGTGAAGGTCCCCGGCCACGCGGAGGAGGTGCTCGCGGCCGCCAAGGCCTTGTGA
- a CDS encoding nitrite/sulfite reductase, with product MNAHDQRHAARANAPTTSYLYDAYDKAFVQARVAEFREQVRRRLSGALTEDEFRPLRLMNGLYLQLHAYMLRVAIPYGTLTSRQMRRLADIADKWDKGYGHFTTRQNLQYNWPRLVDVPDILEALADVEMHAIQTSGNCIRNVTADQFAGVATDEFEDPRPTAEFLRQWSSLHPEFSFLPRKFKIAVSGAEADRAAIKFHDIGLRLHANEQGEAGYEVIVGGGLGRSPFIGKTVRAWLPRADLLAYLEAILRVYNRFGRRDNKYKARIKILVHETGLEQLTREIEAEFAAMDRAPFAFDMEEFERIRGFFSTPPYETLPEQSKDYEEARRKDAAFDAFAKTNVSAHKSPGYAIVTISLKPIGGIPGDATSEQMRVLAEAAERFGFGELRVTHAQNIVLPHVKQEELHALWRLLDDAELATPNAGLISDIICCPGLDYCALATARSIPIAQAISSRFKDLERQRLIGELGIKISGCINACGHHHIGAIGVLGLEKRGQESYQITLGGDPTLTAAIGELLGPGVAAENVPTVIESLIEIYLHERHDGEQFLDAWRRLGRERFKEALTREGEDGADI from the coding sequence ATGAACGCGCACGACCAGCGGCACGCGGCGCGCGCCAACGCGCCGACCACGAGCTATTTGTATGACGCCTATGACAAGGCTTTCGTGCAGGCGCGCGTCGCCGAGTTCCGAGAGCAAGTTCGCCGCCGCCTTTCCGGAGCGCTGACGGAGGACGAGTTCCGGCCGCTACGGCTGATGAACGGCCTCTACTTGCAGCTCCACGCTTATATGCTGCGCGTCGCGATTCCCTATGGGACGCTGACCTCGCGGCAAATGCGACGGCTCGCCGACATCGCCGACAAATGGGACAAAGGCTACGGCCATTTCACGACGCGCCAGAACCTGCAATACAACTGGCCGAGGCTCGTCGACGTTCCGGACATTCTCGAGGCGCTCGCCGACGTCGAGATGCATGCGATCCAGACCTCCGGGAACTGCATCCGCAACGTGACGGCGGATCAGTTCGCGGGCGTGGCGACGGACGAGTTCGAGGACCCCAGGCCAACCGCCGAGTTCCTGCGGCAATGGTCGAGCCTGCACCCGGAGTTCAGCTTCCTGCCGCGGAAGTTCAAGATCGCGGTGAGCGGCGCCGAGGCGGATCGCGCGGCGATTAAATTCCACGACATCGGCCTGCGGCTTCACGCCAATGAGCAGGGAGAAGCGGGCTACGAGGTCATCGTCGGCGGCGGGCTCGGCCGTTCGCCCTTTATCGGCAAGACCGTCCGCGCCTGGCTTCCGCGCGCGGATCTTCTCGCCTATCTCGAGGCGATCTTGCGCGTCTATAATCGCTTCGGCCGGCGCGACAACAAATACAAAGCGCGCATCAAGATCCTCGTGCATGAAACCGGCCTCGAGCAATTGACGCGCGAGATCGAAGCCGAATTTGCGGCCATGGATCGGGCGCCCTTCGCATTCGACATGGAAGAATTCGAGCGCATCCGCGGCTTCTTTTCGACACCGCCCTATGAGACGCTTCCAGAGCAGTCGAAGGATTATGAGGAAGCGCGACGCAAGGACGCGGCTTTCGACGCCTTTGCGAAGACCAACGTCTCCGCGCACAAGAGCCCCGGCTATGCGATCGTGACGATTTCGCTCAAGCCCATCGGCGGCATTCCCGGCGACGCGACCTCGGAGCAGATGCGGGTGCTGGCGGAGGCCGCAGAGCGTTTCGGCTTTGGGGAATTGCGCGTGACCCACGCGCAGAACATCGTGTTGCCGCATGTGAAGCAGGAAGAGCTTCACGCGCTCTGGCGGCTTCTCGACGACGCCGAGCTCGCAACGCCCAACGCCGGGCTCATCTCCGACATCATCTGCTGCCCAGGCCTCGATTATTGCGCGCTCGCAACAGCGCGGTCGATCCCGATTGCGCAGGCAATCTCGAGTCGCTTCAAAGATCTTGAGCGCCAGCGGCTCATCGGCGAGCTCGGGATAAAAATCTCCGGCTGCATCAACGCCTGCGGCCATCACCACATCGGCGCGATCGGGGTGCTCGGACTCGAGAAGCGAGGCCAGGAGTCCTACCAGATCACGCTCGGCGGCGACCCGACGCTTACCGCCGCGATCGGCGAGCTTCTGGGCCCGGGCGTCGCCGCCGAGAACGTCCCGACCGTCATCGAAAGCCTCATCGAAATCTATCTGCACGAACGTCACGACGGCGAGCAGTTTCTGGACGCCTGGCGGCGCCTTGGACGAGAGCGCTTCAAGGAGGCGCTGACGCGGGAGGGCGAAGATGGCGCTGATATCTGA
- a CDS encoding phosphoadenylyl-sulfate reductase, with protein MKPSLVDLLEPRLAPLDLAHRLKLARELIPGRLVFTTSFGIEDQWIAHTILTLGLDIEIATLDTGRMFPETYDLWEQTEARYARRIAAVYPNPAPLEAFVQEHGVNGFYRSVENRKACCHIRKVEPLSRLLAGASGWVTGLRADQSQARGEVAMVEYDETHRLVKLNPLLDYNRDAIVALTEEFDVPVNELHAKGYLSIGCAPCTRAVKPGENERAGRWWWEEDQKKECGLHVGEDGVPRRRPTTQATTP; from the coding sequence ATGAAGCCTTCGCTGGTTGACCTTCTCGAGCCGCGTCTCGCCCCGCTCGATCTCGCGCATCGTCTGAAGCTTGCGCGCGAGCTTATTCCCGGAAGGCTTGTCTTCACCACGAGCTTTGGGATCGAGGATCAATGGATCGCCCATACGATCCTCACGCTCGGCCTCGATATCGAGATCGCGACTCTCGACACCGGGCGTATGTTCCCGGAGACTTACGATCTCTGGGAGCAGACCGAGGCGCGCTACGCCAGACGGATCGCCGCCGTCTATCCGAACCCGGCGCCGCTCGAAGCCTTCGTGCAGGAGCATGGCGTCAACGGCTTTTATCGATCGGTGGAGAACCGAAAAGCCTGTTGCCACATCCGCAAGGTCGAACCGCTCTCTCGCTTGCTTGCAGGCGCGTCGGGGTGGGTCACCGGACTGCGCGCCGATCAATCGCAGGCCCGCGGTGAAGTCGCGATGGTCGAATATGATGAGACGCACCGACTCGTGAAGCTCAATCCCCTGCTCGATTACAACCGTGACGCCATCGTCGCCTTGACCGAGGAATTCGACGTTCCAGTCAATGAGCTGCACGCCAAAGGCTATTTGTCGATTGGCTGCGCCCCCTGCACCCGCGCGGTGAAGCCCGGCGAAAACGAGCGCGCGGGCCGCTGGTGGTGGGAGGAAGACCAAAAGAAGGAGTGCGGGCTGCACGTGGGCGAGGACGGTGTGCCACGGCGCCGGCCGACGACGCAGGCGACGACGCCATGA